The genome window ATTAAATAGAGTTTGTCCAAATTGTAATACTCCTGTTGAATATTATTCAATAGAATAGGAGAGAAAAAATTTGAATAAAGAAAGCAAAGATAAATTCCTATCTCTTTTAAAAAGAAGAGGTTTCCTTTGGCCTTCTTATGAAATTTATGGTGGATTAGCAGGATTTATATCATATGGCCCTTTAGGAGTTAAATTAAAGAGAAAAATAGAAGATTTATGGCGTAATATTTTTATTAAAAAGCATGGTTTCATTGAAATAGATGCTCCAACTATTGGACCAATTGAAATGTATGAAGCAACAGGCTTCTTAGAATCTTTTAAAGATAAAGTAGGTACTTGTATTAAATGTAATAGAAAATGGAGAATTGATCATTTAATTGAAGAACAAACAAAAATACCTTCTTTAGAAATTGAAAAATTACCTATTGAAAAAATACAAGAAATTATAGAAAATGAAAATGTTAAATGTCCAATTTGTGGAGGAGAAATAAGGAATATTTCATTCCATAGCTTAATGTTTAAAACTACTGTAGGACCATTTGAAGATAGAATGGATTTTTTAAGACCAGAAACTGCACAAGGTATTTTCACAGAATTTATAAAAGAATATGAATTATCTAGAAAAAAACTTCCGATAGGAGTAGCTCAAATAGGTAAATGTTTTAGGAATGAAATTTCTCCAAGACAAGGACCAATACGTTTAAGAGAATTTACAATAATGGAATTAGAATTAATGTTTGATCCTGAAGAACCAGAATGTCCATATTTAAAAGAAGCAATTAATGAAAAAATAAGAATTCTTACAGCTTCTCAAAGATTGAATAATGTTAATGAACCTAAAGAATATTCTTTAGGAGAATTAATTTCTAATAAAATTGTTAAACAAGATTGGCAAGCATACTTTATGTATTTATCAAATAAATTCATTAATATACTTGGTATTCCAAATGATAAAACATTCTTTTTAGAAAAACTTCCAGAAGAAAGAGCTCATTATGCACAGCAAGTATTTGATCAGCTTGTTTATAGCGAGATATGGGGATGGATTGAAGTTTCTGGCCATGCATATAGAAGCGATTTTGATTTATCTCGTCATTCTTTAAAAAGCGGAATTGAATTAAAAGCTTTTAGAAAATATTCTATTCCTAAAAAAATTAAGAAAATTAATATTA of Nitrososphaerota archaeon contains these proteins:
- the glyS gene encoding glycine--tRNA ligase — its product is MNKESKDKFLSLLKRRGFLWPSYEIYGGLAGFISYGPLGVKLKRKIEDLWRNIFIKKHGFIEIDAPTIGPIEMYEATGFLESFKDKVGTCIKCNRKWRIDHLIEEQTKIPSLEIEKLPIEKIQEIIENENVKCPICGGEIRNISFHSLMFKTTVGPFEDRMDFLRPETAQGIFTEFIKEYELSRKKLPIGVAQIGKCFRNEISPRQGPIRLREFTIMELELMFDPEEPECPYLKEAINEKIRILTASQRLNNVNEPKEYSLGELISNKIVKQDWQAYFMYLSNKFINILGIPNDKTFFLEKLPEERAHYAQQVFDQLVYSEIWGWIEVSGHAYRSDFDLSRHSLKSGIELKAFRKYSIPKKIKKINIKPNIKKIKEFFGDKSSIILSKLNNIDNKEIEEKINKNGYIKIDDIVLSKELFEIIEIEETLHGESFIPHVVEPSFGVDRVTYITLEYAYNEKENRIVMNIPIKVAPIEIAVFPLLESKNLIEKSIEIYNLIMENGFEAIYDESGYIGRRYARADEEGIPICITIDHQTIEDNTVTFRDRNTWIQKRVPIKDIIKELNIIFKKERHL